The Eurosta solidaginis isolate ZX-2024a chromosome 4, ASM4086904v1, whole genome shotgun sequence genome includes a window with the following:
- the LOC137247733 gene encoding keratin-associated protein 19-2 → MKSFPLVAIVLVLGTATTTYAATVPDNESEASTNEEHLETAASSLDEAHKQEKRYIGGAWDPYSSRLGLGLDGGSLYNTGYGGYGSYSGLGAGASALGGYGGYGGYGNYGGYGSAGYGPYAGYGSPYSYYNARFGSGSYPYSRLGYNYPSSYYGGYSSSVVGNGLGALGGGVVPPVGVGSGYQYGPGISGTVY, encoded by the exons atGAAGTCTTTT CCCCTTGTAGCCATCGTTCTGGTACTAGGCACTGCAACAACAACTTACGCCGCTACCGTGCCCGATAATGAGTCCGAAGCATCCACAAATGAAGAACATTTGGAAACAGCAGCGAGCAGTTTAGACGAGGCACATAAGCAGGAGAAGCGTTATATAGGTGGCGCATGGGACCCATATTCCTCGCGTCTCGGACTCGGCTTAG ATGGTGGATCTCTTTACAACACCGGTTACGGCGGTTATGGCAGCTATAGCGGTCTTGGTGCCGGTGCCAGCGCGCTCGGCGGTTATGGTGGTTATGGCGGTTATGGTAATTATGGTGGCTACGGCTCTGCTGGCTATGGTCCTTATGCTGGTTATGGCAGTCCATATTCATACTACAATGCCCGCTTTGGTAGCGGCAGTTATCCCTATTCTCGTTTGGGTTACAATTATCCTTCCAGCTATTATGGTGGTTATTCCAGTAGTGTCGTGGGCAATGGCTTGGGCGCTTTGGGTGGTGGTGTTGTACCACCTGTTGGCGTTGGTTCGGGCTATCAATATGGACCGGGTATTTCGGGCACAGTTTATTAA
- the LOC137249359 gene encoding acid phosphatase type 7 isoform X1, which yields MPSLQFCFVIVSIASVAAQNLDKVFHYQPEQVHLAFGASTRDFVVTWSTRDNTKTSICEYGFETFEFVQNATQPPEKFVDGGSARNTQYIHRIVLSHLQPDKRYIYHCGSSLGWSPQFWFRTPPAHADWSPSLAIYGDMGNENAQSLPRLQQETQRGMYDTVLHVGDFAYDFNSENGAVGDEFMRQVEAIAAYVPYMVCAGNHEQAYNFSHYRRRFSMPGGADNLFYSFDLGPIHFVAFSTELYYFLHYGLKSVLFQYEWLVRDLEKANRPENRAKQPWIITIGHRPMYCSNDNGDDCSHHQTVVRTGLPVLHMFGLEQLFYEQGVDVTIWAHEHCYERLWPIYDYKVMNGSIKEPYHNPRAPVHIITGAAGNSEGREPFFKVIPKWSAFHSQDFGYTRLKAHNGTHLYFEQVSDDKNGKVIDSFWVVKDKGFSYVKDQDFIART from the exons cGTCCACTCGTGATTTTGTTGTTACTTGGTCTACACGCGACAACACTAAAACCTCCATATGTGAATATGGTTTTGAAACATTTGAATTTGTACAAAATGCAACGCAGCCACCAGAGAAGTTTGTGGACGGTGGTAGTGCACGTAATACTCAGTACATACATCGT ATAGTTTTATCGCATCTTCAACCCGATAAACGTTATATATACCACTGTGGTAGCTCACTTGGCTGGTCACCACAATTTTGGTTTCGCACACCACCTGCGCACGCAGATTGGTCGCCATCGCTTGCTATATATGGTGATATGGGCAATGAGAATGCGCAATCACTTCCACGTTTACAACAAGAAACACAACGTGGTATGTATGATACTGTTTTGCATGTAGGCGATTTTGCTTATGACTTTAATTCGGAGAATGGTGCTGTCGGTGATGAGTTTATGCGACAAGTGGAAGCTATTGCAGCTTATGTGCCCTATATGGTGTGTGCGGGTAATCACGAACAAGCATA CAATTTTTCGCATTACCGCAGACGCTTCAGCATGCCCGGCGGCGCTGATAATCTCTTTTATAGTTTTGATTTGGGTCCCATACACTTTGTTGCATTCTCCACTGAACTTTATTATTTTCTACATTATGGCTTaaaaagtgttttatttcaatatgAATGGTTGGTGCGTGATTTGGAGAAAGCCAACCGGCCAGAGAATCGTGCAAAGCAGCCATGGATTATCACTATCGGTCATCGCCCGATGTATTGCAGTAATGATAATGGTGATGATTGTTCTCATCATCAAACAGTTGTGCGTACTGGTTTGCCCGTGTTGCATATGTTCGGCTTGGAACAATTGTTCTATGAACAGGGTGTTGATGTAACGATATGGGCGCATGAGCATTGCTATGAACGTTTATGGCCAATTTATGATTACAAAGTGATGAATGGCTCAATCAAAGAGCCTTATCATAATCCACGTGCTCCAGTTCATATTATAACTGGTGCGGCGGGCAATTCGGAGGGGCGCGAACCTTTTTTTAAAGTGATACCAAAGTGGAGCGCATTTCACAGCCAG GATTTCGGCTATACACGTTTGAAGGCTCATAATGGTACACATTTATATTTTGAACAAGTTTCTGATGACAAGAACGGGAAAGTAATTGATTCATTCTGGGTTGTGAAGGACAAAGGATTTAGCTATGTCAAAGACCAAGACTTCATAGCAAGAACTTAA
- the LOC137249359 gene encoding acid phosphatase type 7 isoform X2 — MPSLQFCFVIVSIASVAAQNLDKVFHYQPEQVHLAFGDHLTDIVVTWSTRDATNQSVVLYSEYNVDIKSAVAGDSRRFVDGGPKQHGQYIHKVTLSNLKPKTPYEYSCGSDLGWSARFTFTTPPSGSDWQPSLAIFGDMGNENAQSLARLQRDTQQGMYDAIIHVGDFAYDMDTQNARVGDEFMRQVEAIAAYVPYMVCPGNHEEKYNFSNYKTRFNMPGGRDSLWYSFNLGPVHFVSFSTEVYYFLDYGFKLLTKQFQWLENDLREANKPENRAKRPWIITYGHRPMYCSDDKEYDCNAKLETYIRQGLPLVKMFGLEDLFYKHGVDVEIFAHEHFYTRLWPIYDFKVLNGSAAAPYTNAKAPIQVITGSAGCKEEREPFSETLPEWNAFHSNDYGYTRMKAYNSTHLYFEQVSDDKNGDIVDSFWIIKDKHVAYSEM; from the exons atcacCTAACGGACATCGTGGTGACATGGTCCACACGTGATGCTACCAATCAATCAGTCGTACTTTACAGCGAATATAATGTCGACATCAAAAGCGCGGTCGCTGGTGATTCACGTCGCTTCGTTGATGGTGGTCCAAAGCAGCATGggcaatatatacataaagtaACGTTGTCGAATTTAAAGCCAAAGACACCCTATGAATATTCTTGTGGCAGTGATTTGGGTTGGTCAGCACGTTTCACCTTTACCACACCGCCCAGCGGCAGCGATTGGCAGCCAAGTCTCGCCATCTTTGGTGATATGGGCAATGAGAATGCACAATCATTGGCGCGTCTGCAACGTGATACTCAACAGGGAATGTACGATGCAATAATACACGTAGGTGATTTTGCATACGACATGGATACACAAAATGCGCGTGTCGGCGATGAATTCATGCGTCAAGTGGAAGCTATAGCCGCTTACGTGCCATATATGGTATGTCCTGGTAATCATGAGGAAAAATA CAATTTCTCTAATTATAAAACACGCTTCAATATGCCTGGCGGGCGTGATAGTTTGTGGTACAGCTTCAATTTGGGGCCTGTACATTTTGTTTCTTTCTCTACAGAAGTTTACTACTTCTTGGATTATGGTTTTAAATTGCTTACCAAACAGTTTCAATGGCTGGAGAATGATTTACGCGAAGCTAACAAACCAGAGAATCGTGCAAAACGTCCATGGATTATAACATACGGACATCGTCCGATGTATTGTAGTGACGATAAAGAATATGATTGTAATGCAAAGCTTGAGACATATATACGCCAAGGATTACCATTGGTGAAAATGTTTGGATTGGAGGATTTGTTTTACAAACATGGAGTTGATGTAGAGATTTTCGCGCACGAACATTTCTATACGCGACTTTGGCCTATTTATGATTTTAAGGTGTTAAATGGTTCTGCGGCAGCACCTTATACTAATGCCAAGGCGCCTATACAAGTTATAACGGGATCGGCTGGCTGTAAAGAGGAACGTGAGCCATTTTCAGAGACGCTACCAGAGTGGAACGCTTTTCACAGTAAT GATTACGGCTATACACGCATGAAGGCTTACAACAGCACTCATCTCTATTTTGAACAAGTTTCTGACGATAAGAATGGCGATATCGTCGACTCGTTTTGGATAATCAAAGATAAGCATGTGGCATATAGTGAAATGTGA